The Homo sapiens chromosome 21, GRCh38.p14 Primary Assembly DNA window CTTcccagaaaaccaaaccaaaaggtAATTCTTGAAAAGGTAATTCTTTCAGGCCATAAGTATGTGATAATCTGCATGGCCAAAGGAAGCAGAGTAGCCAATGAGAGCCCTAATAGTTATTATTACATTTGTActtgttttacatgtattatacaATGTGCTGTATAAAACTCTTTGAGATGGATGTACTTTGTATTATATTGacaaggaaacaggctcagagaatgTGAAAGATTTACTTGCCAAGGCCAGTCAGTTAGGCAGTACCCCATTTGGCATTCATATCCTGGCCCCTGACTATAAACCCTCTACCTCAGCTTGTGTGTTTTCTCCTGTGCCATGCcgaatttataaattaaacctaCGTTTAATTTGAAACGTAAAAATTATGTGTTGCCTTCATTTTAATAGATGAGGAATTCTGAGAATTCTGTTTGCCAGTGGTATTTCTGTTATGGTTACTGACATCtgcttattttaatgtattttgacATGTGTGGAAGTGGGACTAATCTGGTTGTGATTCAGGCTCTGCATATGTATCAGAGCTGACCCATCTGCCATGCAAGTATATTTTAGAAAAGGAGCAAATTCCTGGCTGGGCCAAGTAACACCTTTTCcacttctcctctgtgtgtgatCTGTTGTCTACAGTATCATGTTGAAAAAGTTGAGAAGCGATTTTGGAAAGAGAGAAGTGAGGAATCTGTTGCCAGAGTGTAATTGAGAAACAGATGAGCTAATGGAAGAAGCCAAGATGTTACATTCCATTATAAGGGAGTTGTAATTTACTGTGAAGGTTGAGGGAATAGCatctttttggaaagaaaaaagtcagaaatataaaatagccTACTATATAAAGTTTTATGACTCCATCTCATAATCATTTAAATGGGTAGATACTTTATGTTCCTATACCTTCAAAATCCAGCTTGAAACCACCTTCCAGAGGGCCTTTCCAGATTTCACGTCCTCAAGTCTGATCATTCCTTCTTCTGTATCCCATGGTGAATATTACAAATAGAGTCATAGTTGTACCTTCTGAAACTGTTTCATTGTAAAATCCcttgctgggtgtggtagctcatgcttgtaatcccagcactttgagagggcgatgcaggtggatcacctgaggtcaggagttcgagaccagcctggccaacatggtgaaaccctgtctctactaaaaatacaaaaattagctgggtgtggtggcgagcgcctgtagtcccagctactcaggaggctgaggcaggagaatcgcttgaacctgggatgtggaggttgcagtgagccaagatcacaccactgcactccagcctggggacagagggagacttggtctcaaaaaaaaaaaaaaaaaaaagaaaaaaaaagaaaaatccctaaCTAGGTAAGAAAGTAAGGACTTGGTAAGAGAGcagttgtgtttcttttttgtcttccacAGAATACAGTGAGGGAGCTTTGTGTCCCCTCTTCAGACAATGCTGCCGAGCCAGCGTGCTGAACCTGCCCTGGCTGGGGATGGTGCCGTGGGAGGGTGCGCTTCAGCTTGGAGTACACTCATGAGAGTTAGTCTGCAGGGAGTGGGCCGGCCTGTTTATTACCATTGTTGTTGAGCTCCCAGCACTCGGGTGGGTCAGAATGCAGGGAGTGGACCAGCCCCATTTGTTATAGTTGTCAGGCTCAGGAGTGAGCAAGACAGAGTTCTTTCCCTATGGAACTTATATTCAGGTGAGGAGACTTGATAGTAAACAAATATAATGGCATATATCATAtagtaatgcaaataaaaatggagTGGCATGAGGAGCAGGCTAGAGAGTGTTGGGCGGAGCTGCTCTTTTGGGTATTTGAGTGGATACCTGAAGGAAGCGAAGGACAGCCTGTGCTGAGATCTTTGAGCAGAGCATCACAGGCCAAGGGTGGCAGGGGAAGGGTCTGAGGCAGCTATGGGCAAAGGAGTATTGTAGGAGTGACTAAAGGCCAGTGTCGCTGGAGAGGATAAGAAGGGAATGTTAGGAGTCGGGGCCAGAGGAACAGCTGGTGCTGGGAATCATCATAGTGTAGAAGGTATTTGTAGCCATGGTAGGGGACTGCATTGCTGAGGGAGTGATATAGGGCTGAGGATGAAGCTGTGGGGCCAGCATTTTCAGTGCAGATGAAGATGATGAGGGAGCACAGAACAGCCAGGTGAGGTCGGAGGAAAGCCGGGAAGATGCAGTGTCCTCCAGGGCTAAATGGAAACAGTGTTTCCACATGCAGCTGGGGACTGTCCTGTGCTACTGAGCTGGGCAGGTAAGCCTACAGGCGGGCGGGTGAGAGGGCCCAGCTGTGTGAGTGGGGCTTGGGGGAGCCACTTGGTCTCTTCACCATCATTAGTGGCTCATAAATGAAGCTCACAGTAGCCagcatgacttttattttttattttatttatttttttgagacggagtctcactctgttgcccaggctggagtgcagtggtgcgatctcggctcactgcaacctccacctcctgggttgaagtgattctgctgcctcagcctcctgagtagttaggactataggcatgtgtcaccatgcccagcaaatttttttgtatttttagtagagacagggtttcagcatgttggccaggctggtctcgaactcctgacctcctggcctcccaaagcgctgggattacaggcatgagtcaccacacctggccaccaaCGTGACTTTTAAGACACTCTCAGTCTTAGAATCCTGATTGGGAGGTGGCGTCAGAATCTCAGATGGTAACACTGATGTTTGTGTGTGGCTCACAGATTGAAGGTAATTCTAGGAGGAGTTCCAAAAATGTTCTGAACAATGACAGTATTTTGAGGATGAAGACATAACACCTCATCACACACACAGCTGAGTGCCTTGAAGGGGAGAGCAAACTTTGGGTTTCTGTGAGTTCTGGTACTCTGGTGAAAGGGTAGTGCCCTGGAGACCTCCTGGGCTGTTTCCATTTCAGATGTTGGTCATAGGGCAGGACTCTGTGGAAGGGATAGGCAGTTTTCACAGCAAGGGAGGAACAGCTGCCAGCCCACACTCTCTTCTGCCATATTGAATTATTGAGGGAGAGACCAGTTTTCTTCtggatggtttttttttgtttagcaGATTCTTGATGAATATTTGATTTTGGTGGAGAGAAGTTTTCTTCTGTGGAGGACTTTTCAGTTTATTATTACTTGTTCTCTTCATTCTCCTTAGTTCCACACAATGGCAGctacctattctttttttttttttttttttttgagaagtttgGCTGGAATTCTTTTTGTAATCtctaaattgttttttaagaatTAGCTAGATAATTTTTCTCCAGGGAAGGGATTCTTTTGTTTTACATAAGCATATCTTAATAGATATGATTTTAACAATCAAATTATGTTCTAATTGTAACTTAACGGATCTTATGGTCAGTACTTTTGTCGATTTGCCTTGAAATTGATCTGTTTTTATCAAAGGCcctttttatagtttaaatgttCTCCAAGAACAGGCTGAAAGCACACCTGCCCTCCCATTTCCCATGCTTGTGTGTCAAGGATTGTTGTCAATTTCCACAGGCATGTTGCCTTTTTGTGTTAGTTTCACTGTTTGTCAGCCCTTTTAGATAAGACAGGGCAAGGCATTGAACCCTCCAGAACTCGTTCCCCTCATTGCAGATGGCAGCAGTAAGACCACTGCACTTGGGTGAGGGTCACTCATAAAAAGGGCAGAAGTAAACATCACCTATGAAAGTATTGTTCTTATATGATAGCACTAAATGTACTCAAATTGCTACTTTAATACAAAGGTTCCTATGGCAATATTAAATGTGAATCTGATCTGTTTTAATGTTTAAAGCTCAATAACTCTCCTTGGTTAGAGAATCAGATAATTAGTTTtggttggtgatatggtttggccctgtgtccccCCCCCCTCCCCatatctcatcttgtagctcccataattcccatgtgttgtgggagggaaccgGTGGGAgattattgaatcatggggatgaatctttcctgtgctgttctcatgatagtgaataagtctcacgaggtctgacggttttaaaaatgggagtttccctgcacaagatctctctttgcctgctgccattcatgtaagatgtgacttgctcctccttacctcctgccatgattgtgaggccttcccacccatgtggaactgtaagtctattaaacctctttttcttcccagtcttggatatgtctttatcagcagcgtgaaaatggactaatacagtaaattggtaccaggagtgggttGTGcggaaaagatacccaaaaatgtggaagtgactttggaactgggttacaggcagatgttggaacagtttggagggctcagaagaagagaggaaaatgagggaaagtgtggaacttcctagagacttggtgaatggctttgaccaaaatgctgataatgatatggacaataaagtccaggctgaggtggtctcagacagagatgaagaacttgttgggaactggagcaaaggtgactcttgtcatgttatgttttagtaaagagactggtggcattttgcccctgccttagaggtctgtggaactttgaacttgagagagatgatttagggtaactggtggaagaaatttctaagcagcaaagaatTCAAGAGATAacctgggtgctgttaaaggcattcagttttgtttttttttttttttgtcagtaaatactttattcatttctctgttgattttttttcctcattacaaAACAGCACTGTATACAGCTGTGCATTTTCTGGTTACATGGAAGTGGAATTATTTGGTAAATGTGCATATTcaacatgaataaaaatgaacaatttgcTTTCCAGggtagtattttaaatttatactcCCATATTCCACCAGCAGTGCTTGAGAGTTATTGTTTATCAGCATTTCCTAATGTGAAATCGGAGTTTTTCTAAATGAGATTTTTGGCTATTTGGAGATTTTCCCACTTTCCTTGGAATGGTCTATTCAGATTctctacagtttttattttatgagatttgatttgtaaatattctttatatatttgagttTTAACTTTTTGTCAGTATGTGACAAATATATTCTGTCACCTTGTGGGTTTGTTTTTAACTGTTCGTGATATCTTTGGATGTgcaaaattttaataatgttggatttatattttttatagtttttgaatgCTGCCTTTTCATAAAGGAGTTATCTGACTTCCACTTTCCCCAGGAGCTGCAGGCATCAATTTGGCAAGTTTACTTAGCGCTGGTGTACTTGGTGACGGCCTTGGTGCCCTCGGACACGGCGTGCTTGGCCAACTCCCCGGGCAGCAGCAGGCGCACGGCCGTCTGGATCTCCCTGGAGGTGATGGTCGAGCGCTTGTTGTAATGCGGCAGGCGGGAAGCCTCACCTGCGATGCGTTCGAAGATGTCGTTGACGAAGGAGTTCATGATTCCCATGGCCTTAGAGGAGATGCCGGTGTCGGGGTGGACCTGCTTCAGCACCTTGTACACGTATACGGAGTAGCTCTCCTTGCGGCTGCGCTTGCGCTTCCTGCCGTCCTTCTTCTGCGCCTTAGTCACGGCTTTCTTCGAGCCCTTCTTGGGCGCGGGAGCGGACTTCGCTGGCTCCGGCATGTTGAAGGCGAACTACGAGCCTGAGACGAGCAGCAGATCGTGAAAACGGGAAGTAATgcaaggcattcagttttataagggaagtggtttggaaaatttgcagcctgacaatgcgattgaaaagaaaatcctgttttctgaggagaaattcagaCTGGCtaaagaaatttgcataagtaacaaggagctgaatgttaagcCCTAAGACagtggagaaaatgtctccagccaTGTCACAGACTTTTGTGGCAGCCCATCCCATCATaggcctagaggcctaggaggaaaaagtggtttcatgggccaggcccagggtccctgtgctttgtgcagcctagggacttggtgccctgtgtccctgtCACTCCaaccatggctgaaaggggccaacatagtgCTCAGGTcctgcttcagaaggtgcaagcctcaagccttgggagcttccatgtggtattgagcctgtcagtgcacagaagtcaaaaattgggttttgggaacctctgccaagagtttagaggatgtatggaaatgcctggttGTCTAGGCAGAAGTTTACTGCAGGgatggggctctcatggagaacctctgctagggcagtgcagaaaggaaatgtggggttggagcccccacacagagtccctactggggcaccacctaggggagctgtgagaagagggccaccgtcctccagaccccagaatggtagatccgctgacagcttgcaccgtgcacctggaaaagccgaagaccctcaatgccagcccatgaaagcagccaggagaggggctataccttgcaaagccacaggggtggagctacccaaggccatgggagcccacctcttacatcagcgtgacctggatgt harbors:
- the LOC102724334 gene encoding histone H2B type F-S-like, which produces MPEPAKSAPAPKKGSKKAVTKAQKKDGRKRKRSRKESYSVYVYKVLKQVHPDTGISSKAMGIMNSFVNDIFERIAGEASRLPHYNKRSTITSREIQTAVRLLLPGELAKHAVSEGTKAVTKYTSAK